In the genome of Amyelois transitella isolate CPQ chromosome 25, ilAmyTran1.1, whole genome shotgun sequence, one region contains:
- the LOC132903396 gene encoding uncharacterized protein LOC132903396, protein MSEGNSKPSTSNNSGGEFTIIQRNGGAVLLRAGYQYTKKITFKSGCITWRCVNWRKKCPAYINIKENNIIKEKSHQCKPDEIKNVVDQKLHECREKVLSSNFSPIPNIYNNFMSEFENAGLDLLKKLPSFGNIKSSLYNARNKKAGVTKIQCNLPEEVIVPLQFKEFVLADYYNESSETRIIVFADSEVLEQIKHIKIYFSDGTFECCPKPFVQLYSIHGDLGSNEEHTRIVPLMYVLLNRKTEEIYTTLFQVLKEHIPDWEPLIYVTDYEQAAMNAISKVFPSVEVKGCYFHFSHNVWKKAKALNLTKEKRLRKHVALSALLPLLPREFISDGWCYLMEDSPESNEIQQFNDYMVTQWLEDENFVNIWCVHNQRHRTTNAVESWHKKLNSTLPKKPNLFQLLKVLKDDASLQKVNIKKHNFELPNPKRRLTKVIANDNWFKHVTNELLSGKITVGHCLEKLRL, encoded by the exons ATGTCAGAAGGTAATAGCAAGCCCTCTACCTCTAATAACTCTGGTGGTGAGTTCACAATTATACAGAGGAACGGTGGTGCAGTTTTGTTGCGGGCTGGTTACCAATATACTAAGAAAATAACATTCAAAAGTGGATGTATTACGTGGAGATGCGTGAATTGGCGCAAAAAGTGCCcggcatatataaatataaag gaaaacaacattataaaagaaaaaagtcacCAATGTAAGCCggacgaaataaaaaatgtagtagATCAAAAATTACATGAATGCCGAGAAAAGGTTCTATCTTCGAATTTTTCACCAATACCCAATATTTACAACAACTTTATGTCAGAATTCGAAAATGCAGGCTTGGATCTCTTAAAAAAGCTTCCGTCATTCGGAAACATAAAATCTTCTTTATATAATGCCAGAAATAAGAAAGCCGGAGTGACAAAAATACAATGCAATTTGCCTGAAGAAGTTATAGTTCCTTTGCAGTTCAAGGAATTTGTTCTTGCCGACTACTATAATGAATCTTCCGAAACTCGAATTATAGTTTTTGCTGATAGCGAAGTCCTGGAACAAATTAAACATAtcaagatttattttagtgaCGGAACTTTTGAGTGCTGCCCAAAACCATTTGTACAACTTTATTCTATACACGGCGATCTCGGAAGCAATGAAGAGCACACAAGAATAGTGCCTTTAATGTACGTGTTGCTGAATAGAAAAACTGAAGAAATTTACACAACACTTTTTCAAGTATTAAAGGAACATATTCCAGATTGGGAACCGTTGATATATGTGACAGATTATGAACAAGCGGCTATGAATGCCATATCAAAAGTTTTCCCTTCAGTCGAAGTAAAAGGATGTTACTTTCATTTTTCACACAACGTGTGGAAGAAGGCTAAAGCGCTAAATTTAACTAAAGAAAAGAGACTCCGAAAACATGTAGCGCTCTCAGCTCTCCTGCCGCTGCTACCTCGAGAATTCATCTCAGACGGGTGGTGCTATTTAATGGAAGACAGTCCTGAATCTAATGAAATTCAACAATTCAACGATTATATGGTGACACAATGGCTGGAAGACGAAAATTTTGTCAACATTTGGTGTGTTCATAATCAACGTCACCGCACAACCAATGCTGTAGAATCTTGGcataaaaaactaaacagTACTCTGCCAAAGAAACCCAATTTATTTCAActcttaaaagttttaaaagatGATGCCAGTCTTCAAAAGGTTAACATTAAAAAGCATAATTTTGAGCTGCCGAACCCGAAGCGAAGACTAACCAAAGTGATTGCTAACGACAACTGGTTTAAACACGTAACTAATGAACTTTTGTCAGGTAAAATCACAGTTGGTCACTGCCTGGAAAAGTTAAGAttatga